In the genome of Methanococcoides burtonii DSM 6242, the window TCTTGATACAATTGGAGTGGATGAGATATCTGTCAAAAAAGGTCACAGTTATGTGACTTTGTTCTATGATCTCAATAAATCAAGAATAATTCATATTGAAAATGGAAAGAAAAGAAGTGTGTTCAAAAAGTTTAGAGAATATCTTTCCAAGAAGATTGATCCTGATAACATTAAGTATATCTCGATGGATATGTACCCTGCTTTCAAAGGAGGGGCACGAGAATATTTTCCAAATGCTAAGATCGTTTATGATAAGTTTCACATTGTAAAAATGATGAATGATGCTATTGATAAAGTTCGAAGATCTGAGTATCAATCAAATAAAGATCTTGGTAAAACCAGATTCATGTGGTTGAAAAATCCTGAAAATTTATCAGATAGAGAAATCGCTAAAATACAATCGATCAAGGATTTGGATACTAAAACTGCTAAAGCGTACAAGTTTAAACTTGCACTCCAGCGATTATGGGAAATCAAAAATATGGATGTAGCAAGAGAGTATATTGAAAAATGGCATTATTGGGGAACACATAGCAACATTAAGGAAGTTATCACATTAGCAAAGATGATAAAAAGAAATTCTCATGGAATTCTGGAATCAATTAAGGGAAATATTAGCAATGGTGTTGTTGAAGGATTGAACAACAAGATCAAGACTGCTTTTAAGAGATCGTATGG includes:
- a CDS encoding ISL3-like element ISMbu4 family transposase; the protein is MEDKELIQITLGLLSPWFVKDIDLNTSKRRMDIYLDFSKGTKFSCPVCNKLSELHDTKKKVWRHLDFFHYETYLHARVPRTKCNEHGVKLVNVPWTRQNTGFTLFFEALIVAISKEMTVSAIAEMINIHEDSVWRILTHYVNKAAAKMDLSGLDTIGVDEISVKKGHSYVTLFYDLNKSRIIHIENGKKRSVFKKFREYLSKKIDPDNIKYISMDMYPAFKGGAREYFPNAKIVYDKFHIVKMMNDAIDKVRRSEYQSNKDLGKTRFMWLKNPENLSDREIAKIQSIKDLDTKTAKAYKFKLALQRLWEIKNMDVAREYIEKWHYWGTHSNIKEVITLAKMIKRNSHGILESIKGNISNGVVEGLNNKIKTAFKRSYGLKTEVYRNKMIFLMAGKLSLPTRC